From the Budorcas taxicolor isolate Tak-1 chromosome 1, Takin1.1, whole genome shotgun sequence genome, one window contains:
- the GPR27 gene encoding probable G-protein coupled receptor 27, which translates to MANASEPGGGGGGGEAAALGLKLATLSLLLCVSLAGNVLFALLIVRERSLHRAPYYLLLDLCLADGLRALACLPAVMLAARRAAAAAGAPPGALGCKLLAFLAALFCFHAAFLLLGVGVTRYLAIAHHRFYAERLAGWPCAAMLVCAAWALALAAAFPPVLDGGGGDDEDAPCALEQRPDGAPGALGFLLLLAVVVGATHLVYLRLLFFIHDRRKMRPARLVPAVSHDWTFHGPGATGQAAANWTAGFGRGPTPPALVGIRPAGPGRGARRLLVLEEFKTEKRLCKMFYAVTLLFLLLWGPYVVASYLRVLVRPGAVPQAYLTASVWLTFAQAGINPVVCFLFNRELRDCFRAQFPCCQSPQATQATLPCDLKGIGL; encoded by the coding sequence ATGGCGAACGCAAGCGaaccgggcggcggcggcggcggcggggaggcgGCCGCCCTGGGCCTCAAGCTGGCCACGCTCAGCCTGCTGCTGTGCGTGAGCCTGGCGGGCAACGTGCTGTTCGCGCTGCTCATCGTTCGGGAGCGCAGCCTGCACCGCGCCCCGTACTACCTGCTGCTCGACCTGTGCCTGGCCGACGGGCTGCGCGCGCTCGCCTGCCTCCCGGCCGTCATGCTGGCGGCGCGGCGGGCCGCGGCCGCCGCGGGGGCGCCGCCGGGCGCGCTGGGCTGCAAGCTGCTCGCCTTCCTGGCCGCGCTCTTCTGCTTCCACGCCGCCTTCCTGCTGCTCGGCGTGGGCGTCACCCGCTACCTGGCCATCGCGCACCACCGCTTCTACGCCGAACGCCTGGCCGGCTGGCCGTGCGCCGCCATGCTGGTGTGCGCCGCCTGGGCGCTGGCGCTGGCCGCGGCCTTCCCGCCCGTGCtggacggcggcggcggcgacgacgAGGACGCGCCGTGCGCCCTGGAGCAGCGGCCCGACGGCGCCCCGGGCGCGCtgggcttcctgctgctgctggccgTGGTGGTGGGCGCCACGCACCTCGTCTACCTCCGCCTGCTCTTCTTCATCCACGACCGCCGCAAGATGCGGCCCGCGCGCCTCGTGCCAGCCGTCAGCCACGACTGGACCTTCCACGGCCCCGGCGCCACCGGCCAGGCGGCCGCCAACTGGACGGCCGGCTTCGGCCGCGGGCCCACGCCGCCGGCCCTCGTGGGCATCCGGCCGGCCGGGCCCGGGCGTGGCGCGCGCCGCCTCCTCGTGCTCGAGGAGTTCAAGACGGAGAAGAGGCTGTGCAAGATGTTCTACGCCGTCACGCTGCTCTTCCTGCTCCTCTGGGGGCCCTACGTCGTGGCCAGCTACCTGCGGGTCCTGGTGCGGCCCGGCGCCGTCCCCCAGGCCTACCTGACGGCCTCCGTGTGGCTGACCTTCGCGCAGGCCGGCATCAACCCCGTCGTGTGCTTCCTCTTCAACAGGGAGCTCAGGGACTGCTTCCGCGCCCAGTTCCCCTGCTGCCAGAGCCCCCAGGCCACCCAGGCCACCCTCCCCTGCGACTTGAAAGGCATCGGTTTATAA